A single genomic interval of Romboutsia ilealis harbors:
- the hemW gene encoding radical SAM family heme chaperone HemW encodes MLGLYIHVPFCAQKCNYCDFNSYKIEEKNQKTDYLISIRKEMELYKEEFKNKEFTSVFLGGGTPSILTPEELTTLMENIYSNFNIGKDAEITMECNPGTLDKAKLKAIKSLGINRLSMGLQVTQDHHLKYIGRIHTYEQFEKNYKDAIEVGINNINVDLMYSLPNQSFDEWKETLNKIINLNPSHISAYSLILEEGTKFYDMYLNKEFELNDEEVDINIYNYTIDTLYKNGYHQYEISNYAKEGYECKHNIVYWKCDNYLGLGPGASGYINNYRYSNICDIKGYNKCLEYDKRPIEEKNILSKKDEMEEFIFMGLRMNKGINLDEFYKRFNIDFKHRYNNILDKLKNLNLIIEQNNNIILTQRGREISNTVFVEFID; translated from the coding sequence ATGTTAGGATTATATATACATGTTCCGTTTTGTGCACAAAAATGTAACTATTGTGATTTTAACTCTTATAAAATAGAAGAAAAGAATCAGAAGACAGATTATTTAATAAGCATTAGAAAAGAAATGGAATTATATAAAGAAGAATTTAAAAATAAAGAATTTACTAGTGTATTTTTGGGTGGAGGTACCCCTAGTATTCTAACTCCTGAGGAATTAACTACTCTTATGGAAAATATATATAGCAATTTTAATATAGGAAAAGATGCTGAAATAACTATGGAATGTAATCCAGGAACTCTAGATAAAGCAAAATTAAAGGCTATAAAATCCTTAGGAATAAATAGATTAAGTATGGGACTTCAAGTTACTCAAGACCATCACCTAAAGTACATAGGTAGAATACATACATATGAGCAATTTGAAAAAAATTATAAAGATGCAATAGAAGTAGGCATAAATAATATAAATGTCGATTTAATGTATTCACTTCCAAATCAATCATTTGATGAATGGAAAGAAACTTTAAATAAAATAATAAATTTAAATCCGTCACATATATCTGCGTATTCACTTATATTAGAAGAGGGAACTAAATTTTATGATATGTATCTAAATAAAGAGTTTGAACTTAATGATGAAGAAGTTGATATAAATATATATAACTATACAATAGATACCTTATATAAGAATGGATATCATCAATATGAAATATCTAATTATGCAAAAGAAGGATACGAATGTAAGCACAATATAGTTTATTGGAAATGTGATAATTACCTGGGGTTAGGGCCAGGGGCATCAGGTTACATAAATAATTATAGATATAGTAATATTTGTGATATTAAAGGGTATAATAAATGCTTAGAGTATGACAAAAGACCTATAGAAGAAAAAAATATACTAAGTAAAAAAGATGAGATGGAAGAATTTATATTTATGGGGCTAAGAATGAATAAAGGAATTAATTTAGATGAATTTTATAAAAGGTTTAATATAGATTTTAAACATAGATATAATAATATTTTAGATAAATTAAAGAATTTAAATTTAATTATAGAGCAGAATAATAATATAATTTTAACTCAAAGAGGAAGAGAAATATCTAATACTGTATTTGTGGAATTTATAGATTAA
- the dnaK gene encoding molecular chaperone DnaK — protein sequence MSKVIGIDLGTTNSCVAVLEGGEPQVITNAEGMRTTPSVVAFTKDGDRIVGEPAKRQAVTNADRTIISIKTHMGTDYKVDIDGKEYTPQEISAITLQKLKADAESYLGQPVKEAVITVPAYFTDAQRQATKDAGRIAGLDVKRIINEPTAAALAYGLDKLDQEKKVLVFDLGGGTFDVSILEIGDGTFEVLATAGNNRLGGDDFDQVLIDYLAEEFKKTEGVDLRNDKMALQRLKEAAEKAKKELSSTMTTNVNLPFITATAEGPKHLTIDITRAKFDELTAHLVEKTMEPTRRALQDAGLSTSDIDDVLLVGGSTRIPAVQEAVKKFIGKEPHKGINPDECVAAGAAIQAGVLTGEVNDLLLLDVTPLSLGIETMGNVMTKIIERNTTIPTKKSQVFSTAADNQTAVDIHVLQGERSMSYDNTTLGRFQLTDIPPAPRGIPQIEVTFDIDANGIVHVTAKDLGTGKEQKVTITSGTNLSEEEIERKVKEAEMNAEADKQKKDKIEALNQADSTIYQTEKTLNELGDKVSADDKSQIESAIAELKAVKERENATAEEIKKAMDEVMNKFHKISEQMYQQAQAEQQANAGQEQAGPQDDNVVDADFTEVNDEK from the coding sequence ATGTCAAAAGTAATAGGAATAGATTTAGGAACAACTAACTCTTGTGTTGCAGTACTTGAAGGTGGAGAACCACAAGTTATAACAAATGCAGAAGGTATGAGAACTACTCCATCAGTAGTAGCTTTTACTAAAGATGGTGATAGAATAGTAGGAGAACCTGCAAAAAGACAAGCAGTTACAAATGCAGATAGAACAATAATATCTATAAAAACTCACATGGGAACAGATTACAAAGTTGATATAGATGGTAAAGAATATACTCCACAAGAAATATCAGCTATAACTTTACAAAAATTAAAAGCTGATGCTGAAAGCTACTTAGGTCAACCAGTTAAAGAAGCTGTTATAACAGTTCCAGCGTACTTTACAGATGCTCAAAGACAAGCAACTAAAGATGCAGGTAGAATAGCTGGTCTTGATGTTAAGAGAATAATAAATGAACCAACAGCAGCAGCTCTTGCTTACGGTTTAGATAAATTAGATCAAGAAAAGAAAGTATTAGTGTTTGACTTAGGTGGAGGAACATTCGACGTTTCTATACTTGAAATAGGTGATGGAACATTTGAAGTTTTAGCTACTGCAGGTAACAACAGACTTGGTGGAGATGACTTTGACCAAGTATTAATAGATTACTTAGCTGAAGAATTCAAGAAAACTGAAGGTGTTGACTTAAGAAATGATAAAATGGCTCTTCAAAGATTAAAAGAAGCTGCTGAAAAGGCTAAGAAAGAGTTATCATCAACAATGACAACTAACGTAAACTTACCTTTCATAACAGCTACTGCTGAAGGTCCAAAACACTTAACAATAGATATAACTAGAGCTAAATTTGATGAATTAACTGCTCACTTAGTAGAAAAAACTATGGAACCAACAAGAAGAGCATTACAAGATGCTGGTCTTTCTACATCTGATATAGATGATGTATTATTAGTTGGTGGATCAACAAGAATACCAGCTGTTCAAGAAGCTGTTAAGAAGTTTATAGGAAAAGAACCACACAAAGGTATAAACCCAGATGAATGTGTTGCTGCAGGTGCTGCTATACAAGCTGGTGTTTTAACTGGAGAAGTTAATGATTTATTACTTCTTGATGTTACTCCATTATCTTTAGGTATAGAAACTATGGGTAACGTAATGACTAAGATAATAGAAAGAAATACAACAATACCAACTAAGAAATCACAAGTATTCTCAACTGCTGCAGACAACCAAACTGCTGTTGATATACATGTACTTCAAGGTGAAAGAAGTATGTCTTATGACAATACAACTTTAGGTAGATTCCAATTAACTGATATACCACCAGCACCAAGAGGAATACCTCAAATAGAAGTTACTTTCGATATAGATGCTAACGGTATAGTTCATGTTACTGCTAAAGATTTAGGAACTGGAAAAGAACAAAAAGTAACTATAACTTCAGGAACTAACTTAAGTGAAGAAGAAATAGAAAGAAAAGTAAAAGAAGCTGAAATGAATGCTGAAGCTGATAAGCAAAAGAAAGACAAGATAGAAGCATTAAATCAAGCTGACTCTACTATATACCAAACAGAAAAAACATTAAATGAACTTGGTGATAAAGTAAGTGCTGATGATAAATCTCAAATAGAATCTGCAATAGCTGAATTAAAAGCTGTTAAAGAAAGAGAAAATGCTACTGCTGAAGAAATCAAAAAAGCTATGGATGAAGTAATGAATAAGTTCCATAAGATATCTGAGCAAATGTATCAACAAGCTCAAGCTGAGCAACAAGCTAATGCTGGTCAAGAACAAGCTGGACCACAAGATGATAATGTAGTTGATGCTGATTTTACAGAAGTAAATGATGAAAAATAG
- a CDS encoding DUF1540 domain-containing protein: protein MNKINCNVDNCSHNSTGVCYANRIDVGGKGVTDACETCCGSFLDKRQYSTLTNNTNTDGPCDCIVCSAEKCAYNDNKLCTADTIQVNGHDTKIYTETICSTFKVK, encoded by the coding sequence ATGAATAAAATAAATTGTAATGTTGATAATTGTTCTCATAATAGTACTGGAGTTTGTTATGCAAATCGTATAGATGTAGGAGGTAAAGGTGTAACTGATGCATGCGAAACTTGCTGTGGTTCTTTTCTTGATAAAAGACAATATTCAACTTTGACTAATAATACTAATACAGATGGACCTTGTGATTGTATAGTATGCAGTGCTGAGAAATGTGCTTATAACGATAATAAATTATGTACTGCAGATACTATACAAGTTAATGGGCATGATACAAAAATATATACAGAAACAATATGTTCTACATTTAAGGTAAAATAA
- a CDS encoding NADH peroxidase codes for MKKYICTVCGYIHEGDAPPKTCPICKVGADKFEEVQGEMQWADEHRIGIAKDIDKDIIEGLRANFVGECTEVGMYLAMAPKADREGYPEIAEAYTRIAYEEAEHAAKFAEILGEVVMPDTKSNLSARVEAEFGACSGKKELAGLAKKHNLDAIHDTVHEMCKDEARHGRAFKGLLDRYFSK; via the coding sequence ATGAAAAAATACATATGTACGGTATGTGGATACATACATGAAGGTGATGCACCTCCAAAAACCTGTCCTATTTGTAAAGTAGGAGCAGATAAATTTGAAGAAGTTCAAGGCGAAATGCAATGGGCAGATGAACATAGAATTGGAATAGCAAAAGATATAGATAAAGATATAATAGAAGGTTTAAGAGCAAACTTTGTAGGAGAATGTACTGAAGTTGGTATGTATTTAGCTATGGCTCCCAAAGCCGATAGAGAAGGATATCCAGAAATTGCAGAAGCTTATACAAGAATCGCATATGAAGAAGCAGAACATGCTGCAAAATTTGCAGAGATATTAGGTGAAGTTGTTATGCCTGATACCAAATCTAACTTATCAGCTAGAGTTGAAGCTGAGTTTGGTGCTTGTTCTGGTAAAAAAGAATTAGCAGGGCTCGCTAAAAAGCATAACTTAGATGCTATACATGATACTGTTCATGAAATGTGCAAAGATGAAGCTAGACATGGTAGAGCTTTTAAAGGTCTATTAGATAGATATTTTTCTAAATAA
- the hrcA gene encoding heat-inducible transcriptional repressor HrcA, giving the protein MKLNERKLNILKAIVKDYIETAEAVGSRTISKKHDLGISAATIRNEMADLEELGYLIQPHTSAGRVPSEKGYKLYVDMLMSKSELSNEEKKLIQDCIQNNVSHIKDLIQETSKLLSQLTNYTTVAVAKSLNNQNVIKYIQLVSIDDNKILLIVVTNNGDIKKVDLTSNVYLDQSKLNLISDNLTRKLLGKSIVDIDEKLIAFIKYEIGEYSNLIDGLIDALNFNMSEEEFVFSLNGATNIFNYPEFNDIIKAKSFLNMIEKKETIDSMLKSKGIQKDNVNIIIGSDNDFELAKECSIVTATYNIDKDLVGKISFIGPTRMDYARIYAIVNYINLLFNQK; this is encoded by the coding sequence ATGAAACTGAACGAAAGAAAACTAAATATCCTCAAAGCTATAGTTAAAGATTATATAGAAACTGCCGAAGCGGTAGGATCTAGAACCATATCTAAAAAACATGATTTAGGAATTAGTGCTGCTACTATAAGAAATGAAATGGCTGATTTAGAAGAATTAGGTTATCTCATACAGCCGCATACTTCTGCAGGGAGAGTTCCGTCAGAAAAAGGATATAAGTTATATGTAGATATGCTTATGAGTAAAAGCGAATTAAGCAATGAAGAAAAAAAATTAATTCAAGATTGCATACAAAATAATGTAAGCCATATAAAAGACTTAATTCAAGAAACATCAAAGTTATTATCTCAATTAACTAATTATACAACAGTAGCTGTAGCTAAAAGTTTAAATAATCAAAATGTTATAAAGTACATACAATTAGTAAGTATAGATGATAATAAAATATTACTGATTGTTGTAACTAATAACGGTGATATTAAAAAGGTCGATTTAACTAGTAATGTTTATTTAGATCAATCTAAATTAAATCTAATATCTGATAATCTAACTAGAAAATTATTAGGTAAAAGTATAGTAGATATAGATGAAAAATTAATTGCATTTATAAAGTATGAAATAGGTGAATATTCTAATTTAATAGATGGACTTATAGATGCTCTTAACTTCAATATGTCGGAAGAAGAATTTGTATTTTCTTTAAATGGTGCAACTAACATATTTAACTATCCAGAATTTAATGACATAATAAAAGCTAAATCATTTTTAAATATGATAGAAAAAAAAGAAACAATAGATAGTATGTTAAAATCAAAAGGAATACAAAAGGATAATGTAAACATAATAATAGGTAGTGATAATGACTTTGAGCTAGCTAAAGAATGTAGTATAGTTACAGCAACATATAATATTGATAAGGACTTAGTAGGGAAGATAAGCTTTATAGGTCCAACAAGAATGGATTATGCAAGGATTTATGCAATAGTAAATTATATTAATTTATTATTTAATCAAAAATAA
- a CDS encoding APC family permease: protein MNNELKKTLGLSAALSTVIGVVIGSGVFFKPQAIYTATNGGPGLGMIAWVIGGIITITAGLTAAEVSAAIPKTGGMMVYIEEIYGKKLGFLTGWMQTVLFFPGTIAALAVIFAKQILELLGYNPDANMIMVLVIAIVTILFIAFLNTVGSSLGGVIQTVATVGKLVPLIVIIIFGFIKGNGNPILQPLVGPGATVGGALGQVLIATLFAYDGWINVGALAGEMKDPGKDLPKAIVGGISIVMAVYIVINLAYLWVAPASELAAATAPAALVAERIFGNIGGKIVTVGILISVFGALNGYLLTGPRVAYTLAVKKTLPFSNGLAKLNKGGVPSNSIWLIAILASLYALTGQFNLLTDLTVFTIWIFYVLTFIGVIKLRKEKPDLERPYKVPLYPIIPAIAIIGGLFVIINQLLTATLIALGGIILTLIGIPVYSITSKNK, encoded by the coding sequence ATGAATAATGAACTTAAAAAAACGTTAGGTTTATCAGCAGCACTTTCAACAGTAATAGGAGTAGTTATAGGTTCAGGAGTGTTTTTTAAACCTCAAGCTATATATACAGCGACTAATGGTGGACCAGGGCTTGGAATGATAGCATGGGTAATAGGAGGTATCATAACAATAACAGCAGGATTAACAGCAGCAGAAGTTTCAGCTGCAATACCAAAGACAGGCGGTATGATGGTATATATTGAAGAAATTTATGGTAAGAAATTAGGTTTCTTAACTGGTTGGATGCAAACTGTACTATTTTTTCCAGGAACTATAGCAGCCTTAGCAGTAATATTTGCAAAACAAATACTTGAATTACTAGGATATAATCCAGATGCAAATATGATTATGGTTTTAGTTATAGCCATAGTAACAATATTATTTATAGCATTTTTAAATACAGTTGGTTCATCTTTAGGAGGTGTAATACAAACTGTGGCTACAGTAGGTAAACTTGTACCATTAATAGTTATAATAATATTTGGGTTTATAAAAGGTAATGGAAATCCTATACTTCAACCTTTAGTTGGACCTGGTGCGACTGTAGGAGGAGCATTAGGACAAGTATTAATAGCAACTTTATTTGCATATGATGGTTGGATAAATGTTGGAGCATTAGCTGGAGAAATGAAAGACCCAGGTAAGGATTTACCAAAAGCAATAGTGGGAGGTATCTCTATAGTAATGGCTGTATATATAGTTATAAACTTAGCTTATCTATGGGTAGCTCCGGCTTCAGAATTAGCAGCAGCTACAGCACCAGCTGCACTTGTTGCAGAAAGAATTTTTGGTAATATAGGAGGTAAAATTGTAACAGTAGGTATATTAATATCAGTGTTTGGAGCGCTTAATGGATATTTATTAACAGGACCAAGGGTAGCTTATACATTAGCAGTTAAAAAAACATTGCCATTTAGTAATGGTTTAGCTAAATTAAATAAAGGTGGAGTACCTTCGAATTCTATTTGGCTAATAGCTATTCTAGCATCGTTATATGCATTAACTGGACAATTTAACCTTTTAACTGACTTAACTGTTTTTACAATATGGATATTCTATGTACTAACATTTATAGGTGTTATTAAACTTCGTAAGGAAAAACCTGATTTAGAAAGACCTTATAAAGTACCTTTATATCCAATTATACCAGCTATAGCAATAATAGGAGGTTTATTTGTTATAATAAATCAATTACTAACAGCTACATTAATTGCTTTAGGAGGTATAATACTAACATTAATAGGTATACCTGTATATTCAATAACAAGTAAAAATAAATAA
- the dnaJ gene encoding molecular chaperone DnaJ, which produces MSTKRDYYEVLGVDKNADEQTIKKAYRKLAMKYHPDRNPDNKEAEEKFKEVNEAYEVLSDATKRQNYDQFGHEGVNGQGGFGGFGGQGFGGGGFEDMFGDIFGDIFGGGFGGGSRPRRRGPERGDDIKQTVNISFEEAAFGKKASIKVNRSEECNECHGSGAKPGTSKKTCPTCNGQGEVRTVQRTPFGNIASSRTCSTCGGEGEVLETPCTKCSGKGSVRKVKTIEVDIPAGIDDGQMIKLSGQGEVGSKGGPRGDLYIVVNVKPHSLFTRDGFDIYFEMPITFSQAALGDEIEVPTLDGKVKYTIPEGTQTGTVFRLREKGIPKLRGNSRGDQYVKVIVDTPKKLNEKQKELLRQFAAECGEEVHEKKSSFGKKIENLFKKK; this is translated from the coding sequence TTGAGTACTAAAAGAGATTATTATGAGGTATTAGGTGTAGATAAAAATGCCGATGAACAAACGATAAAAAAGGCATATAGAAAACTAGCTATGAAATACCATCCAGATAGAAATCCAGATAATAAAGAGGCAGAAGAAAAGTTCAAAGAAGTCAATGAAGCATATGAAGTGTTATCAGACGCAACTAAAAGACAAAACTATGATCAATTTGGACATGAAGGTGTAAATGGTCAAGGTGGATTTGGTGGATTCGGAGGTCAAGGTTTTGGCGGTGGCGGATTTGAAGATATGTTTGGAGATATATTCGGAGATATATTTGGAGGAGGTTTTGGTGGTGGTTCAAGACCTAGAAGAAGAGGTCCAGAGCGTGGAGACGATATAAAACAAACTGTAAATATAAGCTTTGAAGAAGCGGCATTTGGTAAAAAAGCATCTATAAAAGTAAATAGAAGTGAAGAGTGTAATGAATGTCATGGTAGCGGAGCAAAACCTGGAACATCTAAAAAAACTTGCCCTACATGTAATGGTCAAGGGGAAGTTAGAACAGTGCAGAGAACTCCATTTGGTAATATAGCAAGTTCAAGAACTTGTTCAACTTGTGGTGGAGAAGGAGAGGTTTTAGAAACTCCATGTACAAAGTGTTCAGGTAAGGGAAGCGTTAGAAAGGTAAAAACCATAGAAGTAGATATACCTGCAGGTATCGATGATGGTCAAATGATAAAGCTATCTGGTCAAGGTGAAGTTGGAAGCAAAGGTGGTCCAAGAGGAGATTTATATATAGTTGTAAATGTAAAACCTCATTCACTGTTTACTAGAGATGGATTTGATATATACTTTGAAATGCCTATAACATTTAGTCAAGCTGCATTAGGTGACGAAATAGAAGTTCCAACATTAGATGGTAAGGTTAAATATACTATACCAGAAGGAACTCAAACAGGAACTGTATTTAGACTAAGAGAAAAAGGAATTCCAAAACTTAGAGGAAACTCTAGGGGGGATCAATATGTAAAAGTTATAGTTGATACTCCTAAGAAACTAAATGAAAAGCAAAAAGAGCTTTTAAGACAATTTGCTGCGGAGTGTGGAGAAGAAGTTCATGAAAAAAAGAGTTCTTTTGGAAAAAAGATAGAAAATTTATTTAAAAAAAAGTAA
- the grpE gene encoding nucleotide exchange factor GrpE has translation MEHKDTVLEEEIVKDDAQEEVVKNEETTEESQENVVDIEEKLEEKNLRDEMDALNDQYKRLQAEYANYRRRTQQEKETIGIFANEKMLNELIPVIDSMERALEACTDKEDTMFKGVELVYKQLKDMITKFGLEEIEAQDADFDPNLHLAVMQENVDGVEPNKVVMVLQKGYKLGNKVLRASMVKVSC, from the coding sequence TTGGAACATAAGGATACTGTCTTAGAAGAAGAAATAGTTAAAGATGACGCTCAAGAAGAAGTAGTTAAAAATGAAGAAACTACTGAAGAGAGTCAAGAGAATGTAGTTGATATAGAAGAAAAGCTTGAAGAAAAAAATTTAAGAGACGAGATGGATGCTCTTAATGATCAATATAAAAGACTTCAAGCAGAATATGCAAACTACAGAAGAAGAACTCAACAAGAAAAAGAAACTATAGGTATATTTGCTAATGAAAAAATGCTAAATGAATTAATACCTGTTATAGATAGTATGGAAAGAGCATTAGAAGCTTGTACAGATAAAGAAGATACTATGTTTAAAGGTGTAGAGTTAGTTTATAAGCAATTAAAAGATATGATAACAAAATTTGGTTTAGAAGAAATTGAAGCACAAGATGCAGATTTTGATCCTAACTTACATTTAGCGGTAATGCAAGAAAATGTAGATGGAGTTGAACCAAATAAAGTTGTTATGGTACTTCAAAAAGGATATAAACTAGGAAATAAAGTATTAAGAGCAAGTATGGTTAAGGTTTCTTGTTAA